One window of Nostoc sp. C052 genomic DNA carries:
- a CDS encoding esterase-like activity of phytase family protein produces the protein MQLIKKIFVFPRILYFLLPIIIIGFVFTNLTSNAVEIRSIEFIGEATLPKGLIFQKTEIGGLSGITYNAKNNLYYAISDDRGQKAAARFYTLKIDLSKGVLQKGGITPVSVTTLLNENGQTFRPGETDTEGIALTNKETVFISSEGDVVKLINPFIKEFSLSSGKEIITLPIPNKFLPDKNGQKGIRNNLAFESLTITPDKKHLFTATENALIQDGIAAKPNIGSPCRILQYNLLNNHPEKEFLYQTEPVAPFLNLIGKFASGLPDLLALDNQGHFLSLERSFTGLGFAISLFQVSLEGADNIHNIDSLLAVDSKNIKPVQKKLLLDLRTLDVLLDNIEGLTIGPKLPDGQQSLILISDNNFNSLQRTQILAFKIKIENPLIRLLRRLFPSLNL, from the coding sequence ATGCAGCTAATTAAAAAAATCTTTGTATTCCCACGAATTCTTTACTTTTTGCTCCCAATTATAATTATCGGCTTTGTATTCACAAACTTAACGTCAAATGCTGTTGAAATCAGGAGCATAGAATTTATTGGGGAAGCTACCTTACCGAAAGGTTTAATCTTTCAAAAAACAGAAATTGGAGGTTTATCTGGAATTACATACAATGCCAAAAACAATCTTTATTATGCTATTTCCGATGACCGTGGACAAAAAGCTGCCGCTCGTTTCTACACCTTGAAAATCGACTTGAGCAAAGGGGTTCTACAAAAAGGTGGAATTACCCCAGTCAGCGTCACCACATTACTAAATGAAAATGGCCAAACATTTCGCCCTGGTGAAACTGATACAGAAGGTATTGCCTTAACTAATAAAGAAACTGTATTTATTTCTTCTGAAGGTGATGTTGTAAAATTAATTAATCCTTTTATTAAAGAGTTTTCACTATCTTCTGGCAAAGAAATTATAACACTCCCCATCCCAAACAAATTTTTGCCAGATAAGAATGGTCAAAAAGGTATCCGTAACAATTTGGCTTTTGAAAGCCTCACCATCACACCTGATAAAAAGCATCTATTCACAGCTACCGAAAATGCTCTAATTCAAGATGGTATCGCAGCTAAACCTAATATTGGTAGTCCTTGCCGGATTTTGCAGTACAACTTGCTCAACAACCACCCAGAAAAAGAATTTCTTTACCAAACTGAACCAGTTGCACCATTTTTGAATCTGATTGGCAAATTCGCAAGTGGATTACCCGATTTACTTGCTCTTGATAATCAAGGACACTTCCTAAGTCTAGAAAGGTCTTTTACTGGTTTAGGATTTGCTATTTCCCTGTTTCAAGTTTCTTTAGAAGGAGCTGATAATATTCATAATATTGATAGCCTTTTAGCAGTTGATTCCAAAAATATTAAACCAGTTCAGAAAAAACTGCTGTTAGATTTGAGAACCCTAGATGTACTACTAGACAACATTGAAGGCTTAACTATTGGCCCTAAATTACCCGATGGTCAGCAATCATTAATTCTCATTAGTGATAACAATTTTAACTCCCTACAACGCACCCAAATACTAGCCTTTAAAATTAAAATTGAAAATCCGCTAATTAGATTATTACGCCGTTTATTCCCAAGTCTTAACCTTTAA
- a CDS encoding aminotransferase class V-fold PLP-dependent enzyme, whose protein sequence is MTSTSVAQTRLHSHREQFPALANKTYFNYGGQGPMPQRAMDTMAQTQAYVQEIGPFGNEAYSWIAPQTQAARVAIASEFHAPSETITLTQNVTIGCNIAMWGIEWRAGDHLLLSDCEHPGVIATSQEISRRFAIEVTTCPLKATLNEGDPITIIAQHLRPNTRLVILSHVFWNTGQVLPLDKIAEVCRNNHSALLIDAAQSAGLLPLNLTELGVDFYAFTGHKWLCGPAGAGGLYVRPEARESLKPTFIGLSGIVVDSQSQPVDWLPDGRRYEVSTLSYPLYLGLKEAIAIHQQWGTSQERYEQICHNSEYLWRQLTALPDIKCLRTSPPESGIVSFQLTNNQSQAHLKLVKFLDSQRILTRTIADPSCIRASVHYFTLESEIDLLVEAIQGFCKT, encoded by the coding sequence ATGACTAGTACTTCTGTTGCACAAACCAGGTTGCATAGCCATCGAGAGCAATTTCCGGCTTTAGCGAATAAGACTTATTTTAACTATGGGGGACAAGGGCCGATGCCCCAAAGGGCAATGGATACTATGGCCCAAACTCAAGCTTATGTTCAGGAAATAGGCCCCTTTGGCAATGAGGCATATAGCTGGATAGCGCCTCAGACTCAAGCTGCTAGAGTTGCGATCGCTTCTGAGTTCCATGCACCATCTGAAACAATTACTCTCACCCAAAATGTCACCATTGGCTGTAATATCGCCATGTGGGGTATTGAATGGCGGGCTGGCGACCATCTGCTACTCTCTGACTGCGAACATCCAGGCGTAATTGCTACATCCCAAGAAATCTCGCGGAGATTCGCAATAGAAGTTACCACCTGTCCTTTAAAAGCGACTTTAAATGAGGGCGACCCTATAACTATCATTGCCCAACACTTACGCCCCAATACCCGTCTTGTAATATTAAGTCATGTTTTCTGGAATACTGGTCAAGTTTTACCTCTGGACAAAATTGCCGAAGTATGCAGAAATAATCATTCTGCACTATTAATAGATGCTGCCCAATCTGCTGGTTTATTGCCTTTAAACTTGACAGAATTGGGAGTAGATTTTTATGCTTTCACTGGTCACAAATGGTTATGTGGCCCTGCGGGTGCTGGTGGTTTGTATGTCCGCCCAGAAGCACGAGAAAGCCTGAAACCTACGTTTATTGGCTTGAGTGGTATTGTTGTGGATAGTCAATCTCAGCCTGTGGATTGGCTGCCAGATGGGCGACGATACGAGGTTTCTACATTATCTTATCCGTTGTATCTTGGGTTAAAGGAAGCGATCGCAATTCATCAGCAATGGGGAACCTCACAAGAACGTTACGAGCAAATTTGCCACAATAGTGAGTATCTCTGGCGACAATTGACGGCGTTACCCGATATTAAATGTTTGCGAACTTCCCCACCTGAAAGCGGTATAGTCTCCTTTCAACTTACAAATAATCAATCTCAGGCTCATTTGAAGCTGGTAAAATTTTTAGACTCACAAAGGATATTAACTCGGACAATTGCCGATCCTAGCTGTATACGCGCCAGTGTCCATTACTTTACTTTAGAATCGGAAATTGACCTATTGGTTGAGGCGATTCAAGGTTTTTGCAAAACTTAG
- a CDS encoding TM0106 family RecB-like putative nuclease: protein MLINAELLLQYQRCKRRPFLDIRGDKSQRDAPNELLRKLQQDKIAHQLSILTNVTYHQPDYSYGNWERAEKATLELMQRGVEYIYKGVLSATYSEADTLLSRPDLLVKQPGQSNFGDWIYVPASIELGKRPKQEYQVVAAFHAQVLATVQGVPPGTASLILRSKNANYTVDLLKWMPRMQLILEEFIQVLELPNPPEVFISRQKCNFCHWYSECYAIAQSEKHLSLLPGVTPIRYTQLQALAITTLESLANTSPSSLENLLGFDSEVAPKLVVQAQSALEKRPLILPYPLPTEDITFTAPIELYFDIEAQPDLDLDYLLGVLVVNRQTNTEQFYSFLADKPEDEELVWQQFLDLVWQYPEAPIYHFCVYEFDTVKRLAKLYGTPHSLVRPVLNRFVDVYEQLTQSVALPIESYALKAIARWIGFEWRDKEASGAKCIYWYDQWLETGDRALLEIIQRYNEDDCRATHQVKDWLVNFFQDEYGLRLA from the coding sequence ATGCTAATTAATGCTGAACTCCTACTGCAATACCAACGCTGTAAACGCCGACCTTTTTTAGATATCCGCGGTGACAAAAGTCAGCGCGATGCCCCCAATGAGTTGCTAAGGAAACTGCAACAGGACAAAATCGCTCATCAGTTGAGTATTTTGACAAATGTGACTTATCACCAACCAGATTATTCTTATGGAAACTGGGAAAGGGCAGAGAAGGCAACTTTAGAATTGATGCAGCGTGGGGTTGAGTACATCTATAAAGGAGTGCTGTCAGCAACTTATTCTGAAGCAGACACCTTGCTAAGTCGTCCAGATTTACTCGTGAAACAACCGGGACAATCAAATTTTGGAGATTGGATCTACGTCCCGGCGAGTATTGAATTGGGTAAGCGCCCTAAGCAAGAATATCAGGTTGTCGCGGCATTTCATGCCCAAGTGTTGGCAACAGTGCAGGGAGTTCCACCGGGAACAGCTTCACTCATATTGCGAAGCAAAAATGCAAATTATACAGTGGATCTACTTAAATGGATGCCACGGATGCAGCTGATTCTGGAAGAGTTTATTCAAGTTTTAGAGTTACCGAATCCGCCAGAGGTGTTTATTTCTCGGCAAAAGTGCAATTTTTGCCATTGGTATAGTGAATGTTATGCGATCGCTCAATCTGAAAAACATCTCTCCTTGTTACCAGGTGTAACACCCATTCGCTACACTCAACTCCAAGCCTTAGCCATTACCACACTGGAATCTCTTGCTAATACCAGTCCCAGCAGCTTAGAGAATCTACTTGGTTTTGACAGCGAAGTAGCACCCAAGTTAGTAGTGCAAGCTCAATCTGCACTAGAAAAACGACCGTTAATTTTACCCTACCCGCTACCAACAGAAGATATTACATTTACAGCACCCATAGAGCTTTATTTTGATATTGAAGCCCAGCCAGACTTAGATTTAGATTATCTCTTAGGGGTTTTGGTCGTTAATAGACAAACTAATACAGAACAATTTTATTCTTTTTTAGCAGATAAACCAGAAGACGAAGAATTAGTTTGGCAGCAATTTTTGGATTTGGTTTGGCAATATCCCGAAGCGCCAATTTATCATTTTTGTGTCTATGAGTTTGATACAGTCAAACGGTTGGCAAAACTTTACGGCACTCCACACTCCTTAGTGCGTCCTGTACTGAATCGATTTGTGGATGTGTATGAACAATTAACCCAAAGTGTAGCATTGCCGATAGAAAGCTATGCCTTGAAAGCGATCGCTCGTTGGATAGGATTTGAGTGGCGTGATAAAGAAGCCAGTGGTGCAAAGTGTATTTACTGGTACGATCAATGGTTAGAAACAGGCGATCGCGCCTTACTAGAAATCATCCAACGCTACAATGAAGATGACTGTCGTGCTACTCATCAGGTGAAAGATTGGCTTGTCAATTTTTTCCAAGATGAATATGGTTTGCGACTAGCTTAA